Proteins co-encoded in one Chrysemys picta bellii isolate R12L10 chromosome 13, ASM1138683v2, whole genome shotgun sequence genomic window:
- the LOC101933936 gene encoding olfactory receptor 14A16-like, with amino-acid sequence MSNQTTLTEFLLLGFSDVRELQILHFVVFLVIYLAALMGNLLIITAVALDHHLHTPMYFFLVNLSILDLGSISVTIPKSMDNSLMNTRVISYPGCVTQVFLFFLFTATDLALLTIMAYDRYVAICQPLHYERVMNRRACVQMAVSAWIAGSVYSALHTGNTFRLPFCQSNVINQFFCEIPQLLKLACSDSYLTEVGAIALGVFLALNCFVFIIVSYVQIFKTVLRIPSEQGQHKAFSTCLPHLTVFSLLICTCIFAYLKPTSSSASGLDLVVGVLYSLVPPVMNPIIYSMRNKEMKAAWKKLIVWRLLTKS; translated from the coding sequence atgtccaaccaaaccaccttgaccgagttccttctcttgggattctctgatgttcgggagctgcagattttgcactttgtggtgttcctggtgatttacctggcagccctgatggggaatcttctcatcatcacagccGTAGCCCTCGACCACcatctccacacccccatgtacttcttcctggtgAATCTGTCCATCTTAGACCTCGGATCCATCTCAGTCaccatccccaaatccatggacaattccctcatgaacaccagggTGATTTCTTATCCTGGATGTGTCACCCAAGtctttctctttttcctcttcACTGCAACTGATCTTGCCTTACTCACCATCATGGCATATGACCGATatgtcgccatctgccaaccactgcactatgagagagtgatgaacaggagagcttgtgtccaaatggcagtcAGTGCCTGGATTGCTGGTAGTGTCTACTCTGCCCTGCACACTGGGAACACCTTCAGGTTACCCTTCTGCCAGTCCAATGTCATCaaccagttcttctgtgaaatcccccagctactGAAGCTCGCCTGCTCTGATTCATACCTCACTGAAGTTGGGGCTATTGCCTTAGGTGTGTTTTTAGCGTtaaactgctttgtttttataatCGTGTcttatgttcagatcttcaaaactgtgctgagaatcccctctgagcagggccagcataaagccttctccacctgccttcctcacctcactgtgTTCTCTTTGTTAATTTGCACTTGCAtctttgcctacctgaaacccacTTCCAGCTCGGCATCAGGTCTGGACCTTGTGGTGGGTGTTCTCTATTCCCTGGTGCCTCCAGTGATGAATCCtatcatctacagcatgaggaacaaggagatgaaAGCTGCATGGAAGAAACTGATTGTGTGGAGGTTACTCACCAAGAGTTAA